CGGTTCGCACGCGCGATCGCGCGCGCACTGGAGCGCATCGCTCAAAGTCGAGAGCGACCTCGCACCGAGGACAAGATTGCGATCAAGAGTATCGGCGGCGTCGAATTCGTGCGCGTCGCCGATATCGATTGGATCGAAGCCGCCGACTATTACTCGCGGCTGCACGCCGGCGGACGTTCGCATCTCCTTCGCCGCAGCATGGCCGAACTCGAAGCCGATCTAAAGGACTCGTCGTTCTGCCGCATCCATCGCTCAACGATCGTGAACGTCGAGCGGATACGCAGCTTAAAACTCGACGAGGACGGCGAACACGGCGTTTTGCTCGCCGACGGCACAACCTTGCGCGTCAGCCGGCGGTACCGGCGCACGCT
Above is a window of Candidatus Baltobacteraceae bacterium DNA encoding:
- a CDS encoding LytTR family DNA-binding domain-containing protein, which encodes MRTRAIVVDDEPLARRNVTALLSGHRDIAVVGECASGAEALAEIRRLNPDLVFLDVEMPECGGFDVLEMLGVATPPAIVFVTAYDTYALRAFEAGALDYLLKPFDTDRFARAIARALERIAQSRERPRTEDKIAIKSIGGVEFVRVADIDWIEAADYYSRLHAGGRSHLLRRSMAELEADLKDSSFCRIHRSTIVNVERIRSLKLDEDGEHGVLLADGTTLRVSRRYRRTLQTLLSKIGES